In Pseudomonas fluorescens, the following are encoded in one genomic region:
- a CDS encoding SDR family NAD(P)-dependent oxidoreductase: protein MFQNKVVVITGAGSGIGRELAIQMVEAGAHVALSDINQVGLDKTMKLLPDASKAKGYILDVSSWDAFQAHADEVKRDFGTAHFVINNAGAAVIGTVANTSIDEYEWQLGINLWGVLYGTKAFLPMMQAQREGCIVNISSVFGLVGFPMQSAYNMSKFAVRGLTEALWSELEGSGVRAVCVHPGGIRTNIEKSGRRCKAAGKTEERFTALADKMLLTPAADCAGDIIKGLRKGTKRIITGNKSSTLFWISRLFPNSYPALLKLLG, encoded by the coding sequence ATGTTCCAAAACAAAGTGGTCGTCATCACTGGCGCAGGATCAGGCATCGGTCGGGAGTTGGCTATCCAGATGGTGGAAGCTGGCGCACATGTCGCCCTGTCGGACATCAACCAGGTGGGTCTCGACAAAACCATGAAGCTATTGCCTGACGCCAGCAAAGCGAAAGGTTACATCCTGGACGTATCGTCCTGGGACGCCTTCCAGGCTCATGCCGACGAGGTGAAGCGCGATTTTGGCACGGCGCACTTCGTCATCAATAACGCAGGCGCCGCCGTCATCGGGACAGTTGCCAACACCTCCATCGATGAGTACGAGTGGCAACTCGGTATCAACCTGTGGGGCGTGTTGTACGGTACCAAAGCGTTCCTGCCGATGATGCAGGCCCAGCGAGAAGGCTGCATCGTCAACATTTCCAGCGTATTTGGCCTGGTGGGTTTCCCGATGCAAAGCGCTTACAACATGTCGAAGTTCGCCGTACGTGGTCTGACCGAAGCATTATGGTCGGAACTCGAAGGTAGCGGTGTACGCGCCGTGTGTGTGCACCCCGGAGGAATTCGAACCAATATCGAGAAGTCCGGACGACGTTGTAAAGCCGCCGGCAAAACAGAAGAAAGGTTCACGGCACTGGCAGACAAAATGCTACTGACGCCAGCGGCGGATTGTGCCGGCGACATCATCAAGGGGCTGCGCAAAGGAACCAAACGCATTATCACAGGGAACAAATCGAGCACCTTGTTCTGGATAAGCAGGCTGTTCCCCAATAGCTATCCAGCATTGCTCAAGCTGCTTGGCTGA